In one window of Canis aureus isolate CA01 chromosome 25, VMU_Caureus_v.1.0, whole genome shotgun sequence DNA:
- the FAM186A gene encoding protein FAM186A isoform X3 — MISDEFATNTKVSEIQDMLQELINTTMFNKLENNAIKYISSTIVNLSKALSTLTDELKVFNLQSASMYINETNEKEKELSLKIMRELSENNEMLQQKLRDAEEKYEYLIRSKGVVQPRGGTALPASPLNVLPELSSQSSIAISKADREDSTDDILVKEFENILDEAQTKGTKGLGIKWNSTISYTAPVEITPDLTEEQYPLPEKKQKEASEDKISLKKGDIHQKDGTDQHQSQKKKQTKGPYTHETSGSNLSDDKSKKKASETKFDHHLELQALEKKRKEIKSFSEAKSKPSTESKSQHVLADYPTDTKSQHGKGGTSSLWEQLRKVKPEYSQDRSQISSENKEEPTTESGDKEGMSEMSSQEEQFRLTQLGYSPQKVKTKGKKHQDPSATITSKQGKLEEDMLVFTKKVKSHRLVKSQSRVTEETSESTRVLGSADGKSEESNLEEFQDAIIAFLKEKIGNIGKPLDKKIVPKEELLLKGAEVEKLGIIKAKIEEYFQNVAETVTKTLRKYKDLKNVEQVGEKRMKQKKEVSFMPGLYFQKPISAKPEISTLFSSKSMDPLTDNLIQTILTEIEGERDAPVASTVGRDHREKEKQRQEEYMQEGQEKILGKRLKHQLKEEGSFWKKSYEVINKKPQEEESWLQMKVGKQGQQKHKQWQEEEIWKGQQKQRMQKRTEQEEEQMQRKEEEEYQQPKQQKLEAWNEKMEKPVVPLEKEKGQQKEVRYQELEINWKKEKQKPRRNAQDHEGQWQKKPKDQMKINEKNSEEREKMFSQTSMTLFPKWKSIPRVTSQSHQRKEFLGHFKTLHIPADGKHPIPTTPLSTQLPSPEAFPISGHSPTGFPTLTPQQAQAPGITVTSQKAEEALGITVAPEQAQAPGITLTPEQAQALGITLTPQQAQERGITLTPQQAQTLGITLTRQQVQTLGITPTPQQAQERGITLTPEQAQALGITLTPQQAQERGITLTPQQAQELGITLTPQQAQERGITLTPQQAQTLGITLTRQQVQTLGITPTPQQAQERGITLTPEQAQALGITLTPQQAQERGITLTPQQAQTLGITLTRQQVQTLGITPTPQQAQERGITLTPEQAQALGITLTPQQAQEQGIILTPQQAQAPGITVTPQQAQAGGITLTPEQIQARRITLTPQQAQTLGISLTPQQAQALGITLTPQQAQEQGIILTPQQAQAPGITLSPQQAQAGGITLTPEQIQARRITLTPQQAQTLGISLTPQQAQALGITLTPQQAQEQGIILTPQQAQAPGITLSPQQAQAGGITLTPEQIQARRITLTPQQAQTLGITLTPQQAQAGGRTHTPQQAQTLGVTLTPEQAQAQGITLTPEQAQEWGITHTPEQAQAGRITFTPEEAQTLGVTLTPEQAQALGITLTPQQAQALGITLIPEQAQARGITLTPQQAQAGRITLTPEQAQTLGVTLTPEPAQALGITLTPQQAQEQGIILTPQQAQAPGITHSPQQAQAGGITLTPQQAQAGRITLTPEQAQTLGVTLTPEPAQALGITLTPQQAQEQGIILTPQQAQAPGITHSPQQAQAGGITLTPEQIQARRITLTPQQAQTLGISLTPQQAQALGITLTPQQAQEQGIILTPQQAQAPGITLSPQQAQAGGITLTPEQIQARRITLTPQQAQTLGITLTPQQPQERGITLTPQQAQALGVTLTPERAQAQGITLTPEQAHERGITLTPQQAQAQVITLTPEQDQALGIILSPQQAQALGITLTPQQVQAQGITLTPEQFKALVVTLTPEKCHSLGIRVTPENVQTWGPPLTVAHGWNFRVPLSPENVLVSPVTFTPEQIQGLCAPLSLEQAEALGISVSPESFWKFGVPLTSDKFHALESPLEQVQPLGAPFIPGQSHPMGITLMSEEVQQSSEQPSPLGAHPPLEHTLKVGIIPVTDKSIIPGASHISKQFPTLAPSSPRLSQRLKASVLPGKSIISSPRQSPASAPISEKSSVFEVFSTPLQISRSPLSQAPGKLLGMRIPPDPGKLLAPQTFPSSKQSLVSEGQSTSVQSVPPKVPLLPGKLPTGEDLPTSGQPLTLETLLSPRKFFTSWSPQLPMISESPFALREPLLSGTPLSSAQMPSLLAPLSPRKPFVPGPSSTLEEFLEPRPLTHFEEPQAFQPPATCEQSPYLRVPSTLEQHQASPLWIPPIPGHPPALWTSLTRGKPQKDMSSSVSKETFQSYLTNYRTPVSQIPYIGGRALPSLMKPLTTKLPKTSQISSKWDQKTQFPPIDKSWILTSDSVTKKHKMMVPPSSSQEFKEQRYFVDVEAQRKNLTLLNQATKSFGLPSQLHTTAANLIIETLHTDRVRLGYLFRKYIAFRLIQRARNNIIRRLQAVQNTGKGYETQNLYIMLSRIDDYQKKVMQVWTDKQKSLEQKRNQCLRNTMSLFSQLQMMYKLNLRQPIPLIIDKKQIPASTEFVQQPFLELLIEEDRKSDTFKKFRQDQMGAIWNTDLSTSSYPITEKTSIHLLWAQLGGYPDIPMLLQLDVQSTFRKSLASIKSRFKKIPK, encoded by the coding sequence ATGATTAGTGATGAATTTGCAACAAACACAAAGGTTTCAGAAATCCAAGATATGCTACAGGAACTCATAAACACTACAATGTTCAATAAATTGGAAAACAATgctattaaatatatatcatcAACAATAGTAAACCTATCTAAAGCTTTGAGTACACTAACTGATGAACTAAAAGTTTTTAACCTCCAAAGTGCCAGTATGTACATAAACgagacaaatgaaaaagaaaaggagctcTCCCTGAAGATAATGCGAGAGCTCAGTGAAAACAACGAGATGCTTCAGCAGAAACTGCGAGatgcagaagaaaaatatgaataccTTATTCGGTCCAAAGGTGTTGTACAACCCCGAGGAGGTACAGCATTGCCCGCATCACCCTTGAATGTGTTACCTGAGCTTTCTTCACAATCATCCATTGCTATTAGCAAAGCTGACAGAGAAGACAGTACAGATGATATTTTGgttaaagaatttgaaaatattctaGATGAGGCCCAAACAAAAGGGACCAAGGGCTTGGGAATCAAGTGGAACTCAACTATTTCATATACAGCCCCAGTTGAAATAACTCCAGATTTAACTGAAGAGCAATATCCTttacctgaaaaaaaacaaaaagaggctTCTGAAGATAAGATATCACTGAAGAAAGGTGATATCCATCAGAAAGATGGGACTGACCAGCATCAAtcacagaagaaaaagcaaactaAAGGCCCATATACACATGAGACCTCTGGGTCAAATCTGAGTGatgataaaagtaaaaagaaagcctCAGAGACCAAATTTGATCATCATTTAGAACTACAGGcactggaaaagaagagaaaagaaataaaatccttttctgAAGCCAAATCAAAGCCATCCACTGAATCAAAAAGTCAACACGTCCTTGCTGATTATCCTACTGACACAAAAAGCCAACATGGCAAAGGGGGAACAAGTAGTTTATGGGAACAACTCAGGAAGGTCAAACCTGAGTATTCACAGGACAGGAGCCAGATTTCTTCAGAGAATAAAGAGGAACCCACCACTGAGTCAGGGGACAAAGAAGGCATGAGTGAGATGAGCAGCCAAGAAGAGCAATTCAGGTTGACTCAACTTGGTTATTCCCCtcagaaagtgaaaacaaaaggaaagaagcacCAAGACCCTTCAGCAACCATCACAAGCAAACAGGGAAAACTTGAAGAGGACATGTTGGTATTCACGAAGAAAGTCAAGTCTCATAGACTTGTTAAGTCACAATCTAGGGTAACAGAGGAGACTTCAGAATCTACCAGAGTTCTTGGAAGTGCAGATGGCAAAAGTGAAGAGAGTAACTTGGAAGAATTTCAAGATGCCATAATAGCTTTCCTAAAAGAGAAAATTGGTAACATAGGAAAGCCTTTGGACAAAAAGATTGTGCCAAAAGAGGAGTTATTATTAAAAGGAGCAGAGGTTGAAAAATTAGGAATCATAAAGGCAAAAATAGAGGAATATTTCCAAAATGTGGCTGAAACTGTGACAAAAACCTTGAGAAAATACAAAGATCTAAAAAATGTAGAACAAGTTGGAGAGAAACGtatgaaacaaaaaaaggaagtctCATTTATGCCAGGATTGTATTTTCAGAAGCCAATTAGTGCAAAGCCTGAAATTAGCACCTTATTCTCATCTAAGAGCATGGACCCACTAACTGACAATTTAATACAAACAATCTTGACTGAAATAGAAGGGGAAAGAGATGCTCCAGTAGCCTCAACAGTAGGGAGAGaccacagagaaaaggaaaaacaaaggcaGGAGGAATATATGCAAGAAGGTCAAGAAAAAATACTTGGTAAACGTCTCAAACACCAGTTGAAAGAAGAAGGGAGTTTCTGGAAGAAGAGCTATGaggtaataaataaaaaaccccaGGAGGAAGAGTCATGGCTCCAGATGAAGGTAGGAAAGCAAGGACAACAAAAGCACAAACAGTGGCAGGAAGAGGAAATATGGAAGGGGCAGCAGAAACAGAGGATGCAAAAGCGGACTGAGCAAGAAGAGGagcaaatgcaaagaaaagaggaagaagagtatCAGCAGCCAAAACAGCAGAAGCTGGAAGCATggaatgaaaaaatggaaaaaccagtGGTGCCcttggagaaggagaaaggacagCAGAAGGAAGTGAGATATCAAGAGCTGGAAATtaattggaagaaagagaagcagaagccaAGGAGAAATGCACAGGACCATGAAGGGCAGTGGCAGAAAAAACCAAAGGATCAGATGAAGATTAATGAGAAAAACTCTGAAGAACGAGAAAAGATGTTCAGCCAAACTTCAATGACATTGTTTCCCAAGTGGAAGAGCATACCGAGAGTAACATCCCAGTCACACCAAAGAAAAGAGTTCCTTGGGCATTTTAAGACATTACACATTCCTGCTGATGGAAAGCATCCCATCCCAACCACTCCTCTCTCTACACAATTACCTTCACCAGAGGCCTTTCCCATTTCTGGACACTCTCCCACAGGGTTCCCCACTCTAACTCCTCAACAGGCCCAGGCACCGGGCATCACTGTTACCTCTCAAAAGGCAGAGGAGGCACTTGGAATCACTGTCGCCCCAGAACAGGCCCAGGCACCAGGGATCACTCTCACCCCCGAGCAGGCCCAGGCACTGGGGATCACTCTCACCCCTCAGCAGGCACAGGAACGGGGGATCACTCTCACCCCTCAGCAAGCCCAAACACTGGGGATCACTCTCACCCGTCAGCAGGTCCAAACACTGGGGATCACTCCCACCCCTCAGCAGGCACAGGAACGGGGAATCACTCTCACCCCTGAGCAGGCCCAAGCACTGGGGATCACTCTCACCCCTCAGCAGGCACAGGAACGGGGGATCACTCTCACCCCTCAGCAGGCCCAAGAACTGGGGATCACTCTCACCCCTCAGCAGGCACAGGAACGGGGGATCACTCTCACCCCTCAGCAAGCCCAAACACTGGGGATCACTCTCACCCGTCAGCAGGTCCAAACACTGGGGATCACTCCCACCCCTCAGCAGGCACAGGAACGGGGAATCACTCTCACCCCTGAGCAGGCCCAAGCACTGGGGATCACTCTCACCCCTCAGCAGGCACAGGAACGGGGGATCACTCTCACCCCTCAGCAAGCCCAAACACTGGGGATCACTCTCACCCGTCAGCAGGTCCAAACACTGGGGATCACTCCCACCCCTCAGCAGGCACAGGAACGGGGAATCACTCTCACCCCTGAGCAGGCCCAAGCACTGGGGATCACTCTCACCCCTCAGCAGGCACAGGAACAGGGCATCATTCTCACCCCTCAGCAGGCCCAGGCACCGGGGATCACTGTCACTCCTCAACAGGCCCAGGCAGGGGGGATCACTCTCACCCCTGAGCAGATCCAGGCAAGGAGGATCACTCTCACCCCTCAGCAGGCCCAAACACTGGGGATCAGTCTCACTCCTCAGCAGGCCCAAGCACTGGGGATCACTCTCACCCCTCAGCAGGCACAGGAACAGGGCATCATTCTCACCCCTCAGCAGGCCCAGGCACCGGGGATCACTCTCTCTCCTCAACAGGCCCAGGCAGGGGGGATCACTCTCACCCCTGAGCAGATCCAGGCAAGGAGGATCACTCTCACCCCTCAGCAGGCCCAAACACTGGGGATCAGTCTCACTCCTCAGCAGGCCCAAGCACTGGGGATCACTCTCACCCCTCAGCAGGCACAGGAACAGGGCATCATTCTCACCCCTCAGCAGGCCCAGGCACCGGGGATCACTCTCTCTCCTCAACAGGCCCAGGCAGGGGGGATCACTCTCACCCCTGAGCAGATCCAGGCAAGGAGGATCACTCTCACCCCTCAGCAGGCCCAAACACTGGGGATCACTCTCACTCCTCAGCAGGCCCAGGCAGGGGGGAGAACTCACACCCCTCAGCAGGCCCAAACACTGGGGGTCACTCTCACGCCTGAGCAGGCCCAGGCACAGGGGATCACTCTCACCCCTGAGCAGGCACAGGAATGGGGGATCACTCACACCCCTGAGCAGGCCCAGGCAGGGAGGATCACTTTCACCCCTGAGGAGGCCCAAACATTGGGGGTCACTCTCACTCCTGAGCAGGCCCAGGCACTGGGGATCACTCTCACCCCTCAGCAGGCCCAAGCACTGGGGATCACTCTCATCCCTGAGCAGGCACAGGCACGGGGGATCACTCTCACCCCTCAGCAGGCCCAGGCAGGGAGGATCACTCTCACCCCTGAGCAGGCCCAAACACTGGGGGTCACTCTCACTCCTGAGCCGGCCCAGGCACTGGGGATCACTCTCACCCCTCAGCAGGCACAGGAACAGGGCATCATTCTCACCCCTCAGCAGGCCCAGGCACCGGGGATCACTCACTCTCCTCAACAGGCCCAGGCAGGGGGGATCACTCTCACCCCTCAGCAGGCCCAGGCAGGGAGGATCACTCTCACCCCTGAGCAGGCCCAAACACTGGGGGTCACTCTCACTCCTGAGCCGGCCCAGGCACTGGGGATCACTCTCACCCCTCAGCAGGCACAGGAACAGGGCATCATTCTCACCCCTCAGCAGGCCCAGGCACCGGGGATCACTCACTCCCCTCAACAGGCCCAGGCAGGGGGGATCACTCTCACCCCTGAGCAGATCCAGGCAAGGAGGATCACTCTCACCCCTCAGCAGGCCCAAACACTGGGGATCAGTCTCACTCCTCAGCAGGCCCAAGCACTGGGGATCACTCTCACCCCTCAGCAGGCACAGGAACAGGGCATCATTCTCACCCCTCAGCAGGCCCAGGCACCGGGGATCACTCTCTCTCCTCAACAGGCCCAGGCAGGGGGGATCACTCTCACCCCTGAGCAGATCCAGGCAAGGAGGATCACTCTCACCCCTCAGCAGGCCCAAACACTGGGGATCACTCTCACCCCTCAGCAGCCCCAGGAACGGGGGATCACTCTCACCCCTCAGCAGGCCCAGGCACTGGGGGTCACTCTCACTCCTGAGCGGGCCCAGGCACAGGGGATCACTCTCACTCCTGAGCAGGCACACGAACGGGGGATCACTCTCACCCCTCAGCAGGCCCAGGCACAGGTGATCACTCTCACCCCTGAacaggatcaggcactgggcaTCATTCTCAGCCCTCAGCAGGCTCAGGCACTGGGCATCACTCTTACCCCTCAGCAGGTCCAGGCACAGGGCATTACTCTTACCCCTGAGCAGTTCAAAGCATTGGTGGTCACTCTCACCCCTGAGAAATGCCACAGCTTAGGTATCAGAGTCACCCCTGAGAACGTTCAGACATGGGGGCCACCTCTCACTGTAGCACACGGTTGGAATTTTAGAGTCCCTCTTAGTCCTGAAAATGTCTTGGTGTCACCTGTCACTTTTACACCTGAACAGATCCAGGGTTTatgtgcccctctctctttggAACAGGCTGAAGCATTAGGGATTTCCGTCTCTCCAGAATCCTTCTGGAAATTTGGGGTCCCTCTCACCTCAGATAAATTCCATGCCTTAGAATCTCCCCTTGAACAAGTCCAACCTTTGGGAGCCCCCTTCATCCCAGGACAATCCCATCCCATGGGTATTACTCTCATGTCTGAGGAAGTCCAACAATCAAGTGAACAGCCCTCACCACTTGGGGCCCATCCTCCTTTAGAACATACCTTGAAAGTTGGGATCATTCCTGTTACTGATAAATCCATTATACCAGGTGCTTCTCACATTTCCAAGCAGTTCCCCACATTGGCTCCTTCCAGTCCTAGATTATCTCAGAGATTAAAGGCTTCTGTCCTCCCTGGGAAATCCATTATATCAAGCCCCAGGCAATCCCCAGCATCTGCTCCTATTTCTGAGAAGTCCTCTGTATTTGAAGTCTTTTCTACTCCTTTGCAGATATCAAGGTCTCCTCTTTCCCAAGCCCCTGGGAAATTGCTAGGAATGAGAATTCCTCCTGACCCTGGGAAGCTTCTGGCACCACAGACTTTTCCTTCCTCTAAACAGTCCCTGGTTTCTGAAGGTCAATCCACCTCTGTTCAATCTGTACCACCAAAAGTCCCTCTGCTTCCTGGGAAGCTTCCCACAGGTGAGGACCTTCCGACTTCAGGGCAGCCCCTTACACTAGAGACCCTTCTTAGTCCTAGGAAGTTCTTTACCTCTTGGAGTCCTCAGCTACCTATGATATCAGAGTCCCCTtttgccctcagggagccccttCTATCTGGAACCCCACTCTCCTCTGCACAGATGCCCAGTCTCTTGGCTCCTCTTTCTCCTAGGAAGCCCTTTGTTCCTGGGCCCTCTTCCACCCTTGAGGAGTTTCTGGAACCTAGACCCTTAACACACTTTGAGGAGCCCCAGGCATTCCAGCCCCCTGCCACCTGTGAACAATCTCCCTATCTACGAGTCCCTTCCACCCTTGAGCAGCATCAAGCTTCCCCACTGTGGATCCCTCCCATCCCTGGGCATCCTCCAGCACTATGGACCTCCCTAACTCGTGGAAAGCCCCAGAAAGATATGTCCTCTTCTGTCTCTAAGGAAACATTTCAGTCCTATCTTACCAATTACAGGACACCAGTATCACAAATCCCCTACATTGGTGGGAGAGCCCTTCCCAGTCTCATGAAGCCTCTTACAACTAAACTACCTAAAACATCACAGATATCTTCTAAATGGGACCAGAAAACCCAGTTCCCCCCTATAGATAAGTCCTGGATATTGACTTCAGATTCAGTTACCAAGAAACACAAGATGATGGTGCCCCCTTCCTCTTCCCAAGAGTTCAAAGAGCAGAGATATTTTGTTGAtgtggaggctcagagaaagaACCTGACACTCTTAAATCAGGCCACAAAATCTTTTGGACTCCCTTCACAGCTACACACAACAGCTGCGAATCTCATAATTGAGACATTGCATACGGACAGAGTTCGGCTGGGATACCTATTCCGCAAGTACATTGCTTTCAGGCTGATCCAGCGTGCAAG